A region of Streptomyces cinnamoneus DNA encodes the following proteins:
- a CDS encoding TerD family protein, whose protein sequence is MTAELVRGQNHPLSGTRLEIRVSAGHPVVAGATLGDAEGRVPGADGVAHPAAPRLPGVEVSRQAAAEHRLAFDLEAVSEAVHRVSIVLALPSGVGGPVRFGALAAPFVAVTDLDGTEIASYTITDLEAETAVVAVELYRRQGAWKVRAVGQGYAGGLASMLADHGIPQAAELAASIDEAVAQGMARAVVPPPARLATGEGAGRGSAPAADVRGSAADGRSVPDAAAEATGPDGLDPTVSLPAQGVGGADEAPGRQPGGASGPISYQHPGRRTSTPPEPAPAAPAAEPGRAGAPVAGDATGWTMNERLYNQVWGMFEDLARAAAAYRSAVDFAESRLEQELDRVLSDPSTRVGPAADAARAQARARHGELMDQARAVLDRDLTQLAAEAEVVEHALPPAYARWDSPVWQGYQVPLERPMALRLGDLHLPERKDLRIPMLVRLPLERGLWIDSGRSSGGVDAALVDSAELRRLAVDCAVAQAVRLLAVHPVGDYTVHVIDPAGSAGTALAPLLEYGALKEQPAAGAQGVSEVLARLTRRVDLVQMAVRSGAVDALPPDVDTAEQLLLVNDFPHGFDDRAVTQLRYLADEGPAVGVHLVMIADRDDARAYGPVLDPLWRSLLRVTPVPDDHLADPWVGHAWTYEPSMAPAGSDVVRQVLWQVGQARRAYGI, encoded by the coding sequence ATGACGGCCGAGCTGGTGCGGGGGCAGAACCACCCGCTGTCCGGGACTCGACTGGAGATCCGGGTCTCGGCGGGCCACCCGGTGGTGGCGGGGGCGACGCTCGGTGACGCGGAGGGCCGGGTCCCGGGCGCGGACGGGGTCGCACATCCGGCCGCCCCCCGGCTCCCGGGCGTCGAGGTGTCCCGGCAGGCCGCGGCGGAGCACCGGCTGGCGTTCGACCTGGAGGCGGTCTCCGAGGCCGTGCACCGGGTCAGCATCGTGCTGGCCCTGCCGTCCGGCGTGGGCGGCCCGGTGCGCTTCGGCGCTCTCGCCGCGCCGTTCGTCGCGGTCACGGACCTCGACGGCACCGAGATCGCCAGCTACACCATCACCGACCTGGAGGCGGAGACCGCGGTCGTCGCGGTCGAGCTGTACCGCAGGCAGGGAGCCTGGAAGGTGCGCGCGGTCGGGCAGGGGTACGCGGGCGGCCTGGCCTCGATGCTGGCCGACCACGGGATCCCGCAGGCCGCCGAGCTGGCGGCGAGCATCGACGAGGCCGTCGCCCAGGGCATGGCCCGCGCCGTGGTGCCGCCCCCCGCGCGGCTCGCCACGGGCGAGGGAGCCGGCCGGGGGTCCGCCCCGGCCGCGGACGTTCGCGGGAGCGCGGCGGACGGCCGGTCCGTCCCGGACGCGGCGGCCGAGGCGACCGGCCCCGACGGCCTCGACCCCACGGTGTCCCTGCCCGCCCAGGGGGTGGGTGGTGCGGACGAGGCCCCGGGGCGGCAGCCCGGGGGCGCCTCCGGCCCGATCAGCTACCAGCACCCCGGCCGCCGGACCTCGACGCCCCCGGAGCCGGCCCCGGCCGCCCCGGCCGCCGAGCCGGGCCGGGCCGGCGCGCCCGTGGCGGGCGACGCCACGGGCTGGACCATGAACGAGCGGCTCTACAACCAGGTCTGGGGCATGTTCGAGGACCTGGCCCGCGCGGCGGCGGCCTACCGCAGCGCCGTCGACTTCGCGGAGTCCCGCCTGGAGCAGGAGCTGGACCGGGTGCTCTCCGACCCGAGCACCCGGGTGGGTCCCGCCGCCGACGCCGCCAGGGCCCAGGCGCGCGCCAGGCACGGTGAGCTGATGGACCAGGCGCGGGCCGTGCTCGACCGCGACCTCACCCAGCTGGCCGCCGAGGCCGAGGTCGTCGAGCACGCCCTGCCGCCCGCCTACGCGCGCTGGGACAGCCCCGTCTGGCAGGGCTACCAGGTGCCCCTGGAGCGGCCCATGGCGCTGCGGCTCGGCGATCTGCACCTGCCGGAGCGCAAGGACCTGCGCATCCCGATGCTGGTCCGGCTGCCGCTGGAGCGCGGGCTGTGGATCGACAGCGGCCGTTCCTCGGGCGGGGTGGACGCCGCCCTCGTGGACTCGGCCGAGCTGCGCCGGCTCGCGGTGGACTGCGCGGTGGCGCAAGCCGTGCGGCTGCTGGCCGTCCACCCCGTGGGCGACTACACGGTGCACGTCATCGACCCAGCGGGCTCGGCGGGGACGGCGCTGGCCCCGTTGCTGGAGTACGGGGCCCTCAAGGAGCAGCCGGCGGCCGGTGCCCAGGGGGTCTCGGAGGTCCTGGCACGGCTGACGCGGCGGGTCGACCTGGTGCAGATGGCGGTGCGCAGCGGCGCCGTGGACGCGCTGCCGCCGGACGTCGACACCGCCGAGCAGCTGCTGCTCGTGAACGACTTCCCGCACGGCTTCGACGATCGCGCCGTCACCCAGCTGCGCTACCTCGCCGACGAGGGCCCGGCCGTGGGCGTGCACCTGGTGATGATCGCCGACCGTGACGACGCGCGGGCGTACGGGCCCGTGCTGGACCCGCTGTGGCGTTCCCTGCTCAGGGTCACGCCGGTGCCCGACGACCACCTCGCCGACCCCTGGGTGGGGCACGCCTGGACGTACGAGCCGTCGATGGCCCCCGCCGGCAGCGACGTGGTGCGGCAGGTGCTGTGGCAGGTGGGCCAGGCGCGCCGGGCCTACGGCATCTGA
- a CDS encoding TerC family protein: MDVSLTLWVLTILGLCALIAADFFIGGRKPHEVSLKEAGVWTVVWVALAGLFGLGLLVFGGGQPAGEFFAGFVTEKSLSVDNLFVFVLIMAKFAVPPVYQQRVLMVGVLIALVLRAVFIGAGAAIIANFSWVFYIFGAFLIWTAWKLIQEARSDEEEEEFEENRFLKMVERRFPSTDRYDGTKLFTVENGKRLMTPMLIVMLAIGTTDVLFALDSIPAIFGLTQDPYIVFTANAFALMGLRQLYFLIGGLLKKLVHLSYGLSVILGFIGVKLVLHALHENGVGVPEISIPVSLGVICAVLVVTTITSLRASAKQERAEAAGGAAGRPTAGPDGDDAVETEKDREGVRA; encoded by the coding sequence GTGGACGTCTCCCTGACCCTGTGGGTGCTGACCATCCTGGGTCTCTGCGCTCTGATAGCCGCCGACTTCTTCATCGGGGGCCGCAAGCCCCATGAGGTCTCCCTCAAGGAAGCCGGCGTCTGGACGGTGGTCTGGGTCGCCCTGGCCGGGCTGTTCGGACTGGGACTCCTGGTCTTCGGCGGCGGACAGCCGGCCGGTGAGTTCTTCGCCGGGTTCGTGACCGAGAAGTCCCTGAGCGTCGACAACCTCTTCGTCTTCGTCTTGATCATGGCGAAGTTCGCGGTGCCGCCGGTGTACCAGCAGCGGGTGCTCATGGTCGGGGTGCTCATAGCCCTGGTGCTGCGGGCCGTCTTCATCGGCGCCGGCGCGGCGATCATCGCCAACTTCTCCTGGGTCTTCTACATCTTCGGCGCGTTCCTCATCTGGACCGCGTGGAAGCTCATCCAGGAGGCGCGGTCGGACGAGGAGGAAGAGGAGTTCGAGGAGAACCGCTTTCTCAAGATGGTCGAGCGGCGCTTCCCGTCGACCGACCGCTATGACGGCACGAAGCTGTTCACCGTCGAGAACGGCAAGCGGCTGATGACCCCGATGCTGATCGTTATGCTGGCGATCGGCACGACCGACGTCCTCTTCGCGCTCGACTCCATACCGGCGATCTTCGGCCTCACCCAGGACCCGTACATCGTCTTCACCGCCAACGCCTTTGCGCTCATGGGGCTGCGGCAGCTGTACTTCCTGATAGGCGGCCTGCTGAAGAAGCTGGTCCACCTGTCGTACGGCCTGTCGGTCATCCTCGGCTTCATCGGCGTCAAGCTCGTGCTGCACGCCCTGCACGAGAACGGCGTCGGGGTCCCCGAGATCAGCATTCCGGTCTCGCTGGGCGTCATCTGCGCCGTGCTGGTCGTCACCACGATCACCAGCCTGCGCGCCTCGGCCAAGCAGGAGCGGGCCGAGGCGGCCGGGGGAGCGGCGGGTCGGCCGACGGCCGGGCCCGACGGGGACGATGCCGTGGAGACCGAGAAGGACCGCGAGGGCGTTCGCGCCTGA